One segment of Trichlorobacter ammonificans DNA contains the following:
- a CDS encoding ATP-binding protein, producing MPEQPLEASAVSNVAGFRLKRFEVLNWGTFSHKVWNIEPGGNNCLVTGDIGSGKTTLVDGLQTVLVPPGKTRFNKSASSDASGGSKERSSYTYIRGLYKNIRGDESSKKEAVYIRGEDVYSVLLATFYNHGYEETVCLAVVFSIRNHKPESFFVTATRPLNILGDFTDFGNDSRNLKKRLNQTPDTETFDDFGPYSDRFRRYFGGLSREALLLFRDTISTKKIENLTSFVQSLMLEKPEKIDTTINDLYNNFDNLNHAHKAVLKAKNQIEMLQPVRTQGLAYAAMVEERGKLLDLKAVLPSYIAHQSKVLLEKEIAALGQKLKQTQSRYSQVKLSLERAQTTAKTLQRNIDLNGGGAIEELSRQIKHLEEQKTRKQQKWDKYNSHLEKAGLNPVSSAEDFSATQTEAQKRLDEVEQERAASFDCLAEAKGLQKEANEKLTGLTRDVAYLETRKSNIHGRPSEIRADICSALGVSEEALPFAGELIKVADQEKEWQGVIERVLHNFGLSLLVSDSLYQKVSDYVNKTNLRGRLTYFYVKKDKAPTVTISKETDPDSLYRKLEIRRESEFFSYLNGRLTQMFGDYICCRTMEEFRSKPMAVTLQGQIKSGGNKHEKDDRRDLNDSSTFILGWNNQDKIKVMRAEADRLFVIRSGHEKEITRLEGLLRSLEATRDALKQLEGVGSYSDIDWQSITREIAQLNDNLLEIESSSNILATMRHELKQVEIDIQQNSESLEKLAVEKGGLENGLKEAQEQYQTAVANINPDQENLWPALDSFRAERQIRVPQNIKETGGAERSIGAMLDQESEALGKKLNEKSQQIVQAMTKFTSTYEAECKEVTATMNSFDEFCRMLEKLEAEDLPRHQVTFKTMLREQTINGISLLINELERNKDEIVSRIENINTSLREIEYNPSRYIELVPEARFDRDVDLFKSALKDCMYNATQEDDRYNEERFIKVKDLVEKLRAETAWTRKVTDVRNWFSFLAREAYRDTGEEHEIYDDSLGKSGGQQEKLAYTILASALAYQFGLNWGEKRSRAFRFIAIDEAFGRMSEESTRYGMELFKKLDLQFMLITPLQKLNIIEDYVQSIHYIHNYEGKNSVVRNMTVAEYRAKKEEFLLETNTAQAVTVEETNAYA from the coding sequence ATGCCCGAGCAGCCGCTTGAAGCATCCGCTGTAAGCAACGTAGCCGGCTTTCGGCTGAAGCGTTTTGAAGTCCTCAACTGGGGCACCTTCAGCCATAAGGTTTGGAACATTGAACCAGGCGGCAACAACTGTCTAGTGACCGGCGATATTGGCTCCGGCAAGACCACCTTGGTGGACGGCCTTCAGACCGTGCTGGTGCCACCCGGCAAGACCCGCTTTAACAAGTCAGCATCCAGTGATGCGAGTGGCGGTTCGAAAGAACGTAGCAGCTATACCTACATCCGGGGCCTTTACAAAAACATCCGAGGTGATGAATCATCAAAAAAGGAGGCGGTGTATATCCGCGGCGAGGATGTCTATTCTGTGCTGCTCGCGACATTCTACAACCATGGGTACGAGGAGACTGTTTGCCTTGCTGTTGTATTCTCGATCCGTAATCACAAACCTGAATCGTTTTTTGTCACGGCAACCCGTCCTCTCAACATCTTGGGGGACTTCACCGACTTCGGAAATGACTCCCGTAACCTGAAAAAACGACTGAACCAGACGCCTGACACCGAGACCTTCGACGACTTCGGCCCCTACAGCGATCGGTTCCGCCGGTATTTTGGCGGGCTTTCGCGCGAAGCTCTGCTCCTGTTCAGGGACACCATCTCAACCAAGAAAATCGAGAACCTGACCAGCTTTGTCCAGTCTCTCATGCTGGAGAAACCTGAGAAGATCGACACCACTATCAATGATTTGTACAACAACTTTGACAACCTGAACCACGCCCACAAGGCGGTCCTGAAGGCCAAGAACCAAATTGAGATGCTGCAGCCCGTCAGGACACAAGGTTTGGCCTATGCAGCCATGGTTGAGGAGCGGGGAAAACTGCTCGACCTCAAAGCGGTCCTCCCGTCGTATATCGCACACCAGAGCAAGGTTCTTCTTGAAAAAGAGATAGCTGCGCTGGGGCAAAAACTTAAACAAACCCAGTCTCGTTATAGCCAGGTTAAATTGAGCCTTGAACGCGCCCAAACCACAGCCAAAACGCTGCAGCGGAACATTGACTTGAATGGTGGTGGCGCGATCGAGGAGCTGTCCCGGCAAATCAAGCACCTCGAAGAGCAGAAAACCAGAAAACAGCAAAAATGGGACAAGTACAACTCCCACCTTGAAAAGGCCGGACTCAACCCCGTTTCATCCGCTGAAGACTTTTCTGCTACACAGACGGAAGCTCAAAAACGTTTGGATGAAGTCGAACAAGAGCGGGCAGCATCTTTCGACTGCCTCGCAGAGGCCAAGGGGCTTCAAAAAGAGGCCAATGAAAAACTGACTGGACTGACCAGAGACGTTGCCTACCTTGAAACCCGGAAAAGCAATATCCACGGACGTCCTTCTGAGATCAGGGCCGACATATGCTCAGCCCTTGGTGTGAGCGAAGAGGCGTTGCCGTTCGCCGGCGAACTGATTAAGGTCGCCGACCAGGAGAAGGAATGGCAGGGCGTCATTGAAAGGGTGCTGCACAACTTCGGTTTGAGCTTGCTGGTTTCCGATTCCCTGTATCAAAAGGTCAGCGACTATGTGAACAAAACCAACCTGCGTGGCAGGCTCACCTACTTCTACGTCAAAAAGGACAAAGCGCCCACGGTAACCATCAGTAAAGAAACCGACCCGGACTCCCTTTACCGGAAACTTGAGATTCGACGTGAATCGGAATTCTTCAGCTACCTGAACGGCAGGCTCACCCAGATGTTTGGCGATTATATCTGCTGCCGGACAATGGAAGAATTCCGCTCTAAACCGATGGCCGTTACGCTGCAGGGGCAGATCAAGTCCGGCGGTAACAAGCACGAAAAAGACGACAGACGTGATCTGAACGACAGCAGCACCTTTATCCTCGGATGGAATAACCAGGACAAGATCAAGGTGATGCGGGCAGAGGCCGATCGACTGTTTGTCATCCGGTCCGGTCACGAAAAAGAAATAACACGCCTTGAAGGTCTTTTGCGCTCACTTGAAGCGACGCGTGACGCCCTGAAACAACTGGAAGGGGTTGGCTCTTACAGCGACATAGATTGGCAGTCGATCACAAGGGAGATCGCCCAGCTGAACGACAACCTGCTCGAGATTGAATCAAGCTCCAACATCCTTGCCACCATGCGCCATGAACTTAAGCAGGTTGAGATTGACATCCAGCAAAACTCAGAGAGCTTGGAAAAACTGGCTGTTGAAAAAGGTGGGCTGGAAAACGGGTTAAAGGAGGCGCAGGAACAGTACCAAACTGCCGTAGCCAACATCAATCCAGACCAGGAAAATTTGTGGCCTGCTCTTGATTCGTTCAGGGCGGAGCGCCAGATCAGGGTCCCACAGAATATCAAGGAGACCGGCGGGGCAGAACGTTCCATCGGCGCCATGCTGGACCAGGAGTCTGAGGCGCTGGGTAAAAAGCTCAATGAAAAATCCCAACAAATAGTGCAGGCGATGACCAAGTTTACCTCGACATACGAAGCGGAGTGCAAGGAAGTCACCGCCACCATGAATTCGTTCGATGAATTCTGCCGGATGCTTGAAAAGCTTGAGGCTGAGGACTTGCCACGCCACCAGGTCACTTTCAAAACGATGCTGCGCGAGCAGACCATCAACGGCATATCGCTGCTTATCAACGAGCTTGAGCGCAACAAGGACGAAATCGTTTCCCGAATTGAGAACATCAACACATCCCTGAGGGAGATTGAGTACAACCCCAGCAGATACATTGAACTGGTCCCGGAAGCCCGGTTTGACCGTGACGTAGACCTCTTCAAAAGTGCCCTCAAGGACTGCATGTACAACGCCACCCAGGAGGATGACCGCTACAACGAGGAGCGCTTCATCAAGGTCAAGGACCTAGTGGAAAAGCTCCGCGCTGAAACGGCCTGGACCAGAAAGGTCACCGATGTCCGCAATTGGTTTTCATTTCTTGCTCGGGAGGCATACCGAGACACCGGTGAGGAGCACGAAATTTACGACGACTCGCTGGGGAAATCAGGCGGCCAGCAAGAAAAGCTTGCCTACACCATTTTGGCATCGGCGCTGGCATACCAGTTCGGCCTGAACTGGGGAGAAAAACGATCTCGGGCCTTCCGCTTTATTGCGATTGACGAAGCCTTTGGCCGCATGTCTGAGGAAAGTACTAGGTACGGCATGGAGCTGTTCAAAAAGCTCGATCTGCAATTCATGCTGATTACGCCCCTGCAAAAACTGAACATCATCGAGGACTATGTCCAGTCGATCCATTACATACACAACTATGAGGGAAAGAATTCGGTCGTCCGGAACATGACAGTCGCGGAGTACCGGGCCAAGAAGGAAGAATTCCTGTTGGAGACAAACACAGCACAAGCGGTAACTGTCGAGGAAACCAATGCTTACGCCTGA
- a CDS encoding transposase — translation MKKSRFTETQIIAILKEVESGMLVKDVCRTHGISDATYYNWKSKYGGMSVSDLKRMKEMEQELSRLKRMYADMALENRAMKDLIEKRGCPYFLKSSAHSILYTNLQAHPYEVSA, via the coding sequence ATGAAGAAGAGCCGTTTCACCGAAACCCAGATTATCGCGATTCTCAAAGAGGTTGAGTCCGGCATGCTGGTAAAGGATGTCTGCCGCACGCACGGAATCAGTGATGCGACCTACTACAACTGGAAGTCCAAGTACGGCGGTATGTCGGTTTCCGATCTCAAGCGGATGAAAGAGATGGAACAGGAACTCAGCCGTCTCAAACGCATGTACGCTGACATGGCTCTTGAAAATCGTGCCATGAAGGATCTGATTGAAAAAAGGGGATGTCCCTATTTTCTGAAGAGTTCAGCACACTCTATATTATATACAAACCTACAAGCCCATCCCTACGAGGTCTCGGCGTAA
- a CDS encoding Wadjet anti-phage system protein JetD domain-containing protein, producing MLTPDQIKEKCLRIWQSDGFWREVSCALEFTPISISLGKPSPRELLERFPDVSAWSRSLQTASKAAKGYGYVIRFTESAHRQLGQQQIPTSAEFETLDDFLRFTGKTKDFSTYQGLMEVTRETALAPDQITEWIKGHPLKTIDAATVWPRIIVACNNFMENPSRNLYLRQLDIPGIDTKFIENNKALLRDLLDIILPTKAINHAVSGLAGSGFERRYGLKHDETLIRFRILDKSLSPWPSATDMSLPASEFCSLDLPCERVFFTENKINALSFPEHEGAIVVFGGGYGVSAIKNAEWLKKRELWYWGDIDTHGFSILSQFRAYFPGAKSLFMDHATLIAFKPLWGKEEDQKRCMSNVPNLTESEGKLYRALQQNVYGQNVRLEQEQIGFSYVTATLSKLYRKRKLP from the coding sequence ATGCTTACGCCTGATCAAATAAAGGAGAAATGCCTGCGTATCTGGCAGTCTGACGGGTTTTGGCGCGAGGTTTCCTGTGCCCTGGAATTCACGCCCATAAGCATATCGCTTGGCAAGCCATCTCCAAGAGAACTACTTGAAAGGTTCCCGGATGTCTCCGCATGGTCGCGCTCATTACAGACGGCCAGTAAGGCGGCCAAGGGATACGGTTATGTGATCAGGTTTACCGAATCGGCCCATCGTCAGCTGGGTCAGCAGCAGATCCCTACGTCTGCGGAGTTCGAGACGCTTGACGATTTTTTGAGGTTCACGGGTAAGACCAAAGACTTCAGCACATACCAGGGCCTCATGGAGGTCACCCGTGAAACAGCTTTGGCCCCTGATCAAATCACGGAATGGATCAAAGGGCACCCTCTCAAAACGATTGACGCTGCAACCGTTTGGCCACGTATTATTGTCGCTTGCAACAACTTCATGGAAAACCCGAGTCGAAACCTTTATCTGCGCCAACTGGACATTCCAGGGATAGACACGAAATTTATCGAGAACAACAAGGCGCTTCTGCGGGATCTGCTCGACATTATTCTGCCGACCAAGGCTATCAATCACGCTGTTTCCGGGCTGGCCGGCAGCGGGTTTGAGCGACGTTATGGGCTAAAACATGATGAAACGCTGATACGCTTCAGGATACTGGACAAGAGCCTATCCCCATGGCCAAGCGCAACCGATATGTCACTCCCCGCCTCGGAGTTTTGTTCCCTTGACCTCCCATGTGAGCGGGTGTTTTTCACTGAGAACAAGATTAACGCCCTGAGCTTCCCTGAACATGAAGGTGCAATAGTGGTATTCGGGGGCGGATATGGGGTGTCAGCGATAAAAAATGCTGAGTGGCTGAAAAAAAGAGAGCTTTGGTATTGGGGCGACATCGACACCCATGGTTTTTCGATTTTGTCGCAGTTCAGAGCTTATTTCCCTGGTGCGAAATCGTTGTTCATGGATCATGCAACCTTAATAGCATTCAAGCCCCTCTGGGGAAAAGAGGAAGACCAGAAAAGATGCATGAGCAACGTGCCGAATCTCACCGAGTCTGAGGGAAAGCTTTACAGGGCGCTCCAGCAGAATGTATATGGCCAGAATGTTCGCCTTGAACAAGAACAGATCGGTTTTTCGTACGTGACTGCAACATTGTCTAAATTATACCGTAAGCGTAAACTTCCCTAA